The Aeromonas jandaei genomic interval GCGGTTTTGCTACCGGGGTATCTCTGGTGCGGGCCCAGTGGGAAGCCGAGGGGCGAGCCAAACAGGATAGCCTCAACACAGTGCTTTATGACGGTTCCCGTTTCTATCTGACAACACCGACCGATACCCAGATCAGCAATGGCGAGTTATCGCCAGGTTATCCGATGGATACCGCGGCTGGCGGCACTCCCGATGTGGATCCTGCCAATCTGACTGCGGAGCGGTGTCTGAAAATTTGGGAGGGGTTGCTGCAAAACCCGCCCAAGGCTACGGCCAGCTTCAGTGAAGTGCGCGGTAGTGGTAATGACCTGAAATACTATGCCACCGTGAGCAGTAATGGACTGGATTCGGTCTGCCGCTACTATCTGGTCAATAGTTTAAGTAAGGGCAGCGATGGCAAGTATCAGGATCCGCAAGGCAGTACTGATGCATTTATGAGTTTCAGTTACCGTCCGGCCTCCGGTCAGGTGACCACCAACATTAATTGACAGAGGAAAGTGCAATGAAAAAACAGGCGGGTTTTACCCTGATCGAACTGGTTATCGTGATCATTATTCTGGGTATTCTGGCAGTGACTGCCGCACCCAAGTTCCTGAATCTGCAGGATGATGCTCGTAAGGCTGCTGCTGATGGTGTTAAAGCGTCACTGCAGAGTGCTTCACAAATGGTTTATAGCAAAGCAGCTATTCAAGGAATTGAGTCAACTTCAGGGGCTGTCTCAATTGCAGGTACCACTGTTAACACTATTTATGGTTATCCAACCACTACTGATGTTGACAAGACTGTTACTCTGGACGGTTGGGCAGTTGTGTCAGGTACTCCTGGTACTTTCAAGCCTAATGATCAAGCCAATGGCAAGTGCTCGGTCACTTACACTCAACCTGGTGCTGCTGGAAGTGCACCAAGCATTGCCGTAGCCACTGATTGCGGTAAATAAAACATTTTGGGGAGGGGAAACCCTCCCATTTTTAGTCGGAGTATCAGTGTCCAAAATACGAGGCTTTACCCTTATCGAGCTCGTAATGGTGATCCTGTTACTCGGGATTCTGGCCGCCTTTGCCATGCCCAAATGGCTGGGCAAAGGCGGCTTTGAAACTCAAAGTTTGCGTGATGAGTTGCTGACCCGGCTGCGCTTGGTGCAAACCGTCAATATGCATGAGCCTGCCAACCGCTGTACCCAGCTGGTGGTCGATGCATCCAGTTTTGCTCATATTACCCAGGCTGTTGCCGGCGGGGGTTGTCCTGCCCCCGGCGCTATTGCCAGCTGGAGTGGCAATCAACGCACCCGTGGTCGTCCGGTCACGCCTTCTGCCGGTATGACTATCTCCCTTAATAACAGCAGTAGCTTTGTGCTCCGTTTCGATCAGATGGGACGGCCAATCGGGGTTTGCAGTGCGGGATGTACCCTGCAGGTAAGCGATGGTCGTGAGACGGGGACAATCAGGATCGAGTCAGAGGGCTATATCCATGAGAGCCCCTGAACGCGGTTTTACCCTGATCGAGCTGATCGTCGGCATAGTGCTGCTGGCGGTGGCGCTGACCGGCATTCTCGGTTTACTCATCAATCAGGCGCCGCAGGCGGTTGATCCGGTGCAGCAGGTGCGTGCCGCCCAGTTGGCCCAGCGCCTGACTGGCGAGATCCTGCAAAAGTCGTTTGATGAGCAGTCGGATCATAATGGCGGGCGTTATCGCTGTGGCGAACAGGTTGCCGGTGTGACGATTGCACCCTGTTCAGGCAGTTATGGTTCTGATGGTGAACCGGCGCCTTATGCCTACAACGATGTGGATGACTTCGATACGGCAGGCAACTGGCGGGATGCCAGCTGGTTTACCCAGACTTCGTCAGGTATCGGCAGCGATGAGTATCGCAACTATCAGGTCAAAATCGCTGTCAGTGCCGTTGATTTCAGCGATGGCACCTTCAAGAGCTGCACGGCCCCCTGCTCGGTAGGCAAGCGCATCGATCTGCAGGTTCGCCTGCCCAATCAGAGCGTGCTCGATTTCTCCTTCTATCGGGGGAATTACTGATGGGCAGGGTCATTCAACGGAACGATCGCGCTGCCCTAACCGCCTTGTGCTCAGCCAGCGGTTTTACTCTGGTCGAGCTGGTGATGGTGATTCTGCTGCTCGGGATCATGGCGACCTTTACCAGCCAGTTTATCGGTATCGGCACCCAAATCTATGGCGATGCCAGCAGTCGTGAGCAGCTGATGAGCGATGCCCGTTTCGCCATGGAGCGGCTAAACCGCGAGCTGCGCAATGCGGTGCCCGGTTCTGAGCGGATCGAGACTGCGGGCGGCCTCTGGGTTGATTCCGGTGCCTGTCTGCGCTTCTGGCCCATCAGCACCTCCAGCCGCTACCTTGCCCTGAACAAAACGGTATCTGGCAGCAGCTCCACGCTGGAGCTGGTGATGGCAACGCCTGCCGCCGCGACGGCTCCCCTGAGCACTGATGCGACCGCGGTCAAAGTCGGTGATCTGATGGTGGTCTTTCCGTTACCCAATTCCAGTGCAAGTTCCCTGAGCAGTGGTTGTGATTACGGGCGCTGCGTGGCCAACGTCACAGCAGTGCAGACTCCGGTATCCGGTGCACAATCCATCCGCTATACCAGTGCCGAGAGTCTGGCTGGCCTTTCGCCGGGGAGCCGGGTTTATTTTGCCAATCAACAGGTTCGCTATTGCGTAGAGGGCAACACGATCACTCGGGCAAGTGCTGCCATCAGTGCATCCTTGCCTGCCACCGGCGTGTTGATGGCCGATTCTCTTGCTTCCGGCAATTTCTATCGGGAAGCCTCAGCCTTCAACGCGGAAGGGGAGTTTGGCATGCGCTTCGTATTCGAGCGCAAGGGGGAGTCGGTTACGTTCAATCACAAGATCGAGGTGCTCAATGTCCCTTGATGCGCACTCACCCAGAGGAATGCGGGGGAGCGCCCTGATGATCGCGCTCTTCGTCATTGTGGTCATGGCACTGCTGGCTGCGGCCATGGGCCGTTTTCTGGTCGACAGCGGCGAGAAGAATACGGTGGAGGTGCGCAGCGTGCGGGCCCTGCTGGCGGCACAGAGCGGGCTGGAAGTGGCGCTCTATCGGTTGTTTCCCAATCGTACTCTCGTCCAGCCGGCTCCTCCCGCATTGTGCCCGGCAACCACTACAGTCAACTTTACCGCCAACCCCGGGCTTGCGGGGTGTCAGGCTGTGGTGCGTTGCGGCAGTGTGCCGGTAACTTACAACGGAACCGTGACCAACGGCTATCGACTGGAGAGTGTTGGTACATGCGGAACAAGTGACCTCACCTCGGACAGCCCTGATTTTATGGTGAGCAGAACCGTGATGGTGGAAGCTTTTGATGGAGGCTGATGATGCGATGGCTCTGGGCGCTGGTTTTTTTCACTAGCCAGGTATGGGCATTTGATCCCATTGATACCGGTTTACTTTTTCCTGCTGTGGTGCAAGGACACCATGGCAACAATAGTGATGCCTGTCATCAGGTAAACGGCTATCAACTGACTCAATTCAACAACGCCAAGATCAATGGCACTGGCGGTCAGCAGATCAATTTTTGTTCTATCCAGCCGGACCCGAATAATACGCCTCGTTGTGATGATGGGGCCGGTGGATACAAAGTTTGTAGCATCACCGGTAGTGATATTCGCGGTCTGGCTTTGAATGGCAATAATGCGTTTCTTGCCACCACTTCCAATACGAGCCAGAGTTGTTTCTCTGGTTCGCAAACTGCATCGAGTGCAGCTTATGGCTCCATGACAGTCGAAAATTGCATCATGACTTTCCCTAGCCGCAGTACCTACCAAATCAGAAACCTGACGGTGCGCAACAATGCGACTCTGGTATTGGGTGATGGGGATTATTTCATCGACAAGCTGGCTATAGATAATGGAACTATCCGCCTGTCAGGTAGTGGCACTACCCGGATCTTCGTGAATCAGGATGTGACATTACTGAATACTGTCAGTATCAACGCGAATAATCAGGGCAGCCTCATCTGGGTTAACTACAACAACATGGTGATAGACAATGCCACCACGTTTTATGGTTACCTCTACACTGATGGTCTGCTCACTATGAATAACAGCGCCACCATTTACGGTCGGGTGACGGCTGGCTATTTGAAGATGGATGCACAATCCAGTATCAACCAAGCTGTACTGGCCCCTATGCTGACCTGTTTTGCTGACGGATTTGACAGTGCTCAGATCAATCCTGACAACTGGGTCGTGGCTCAGCGTAACAGCAGTACCTTGCCATCGGTGCAAAATGGCCGTTTGCGTCTCACTCAAAATGTTACCAACCAGGCAACTTCCGCTACATTCCAGCGGCTCTTCCCGGGAGCCGGCAACCTGGTCACAGTTGAGTTCGATCAATATGCCTACAAGACCTCTGGGACGAGCGGGGCTGACGGTATGGCGGTGGTGCTCTCCGACGCAACGCTGACGCCGCAGCCGGGCGCTTTTGGTGGCCCGCTTGGCTATGGCTACAAAACCGGGTTTAGCGGTTTTGCAGGTGGTTGGCTCGGGGTCGGGCTTGACGAATATGGTAACTACGCTAACGAAGGAGGGGATTATAATCCCGGCTCCCGGCCACAAGCTGTTTCGATACGAGGGTCGGGCTCAGGTTATTCTGGCTATCGCTATCTTTCTGGCACCAGTAGCTATCTCAGCCCCTCGGTGGATAGTGGCACCAACAGTAATCGTTCCCATCGCTATCGCATCACGGTTGACTCTCGCACCAGTGGGCAGTCTCTGGTCAAAGTCGAGCGTGATACCGGTGGGGGGTACAATACACTGATCAGTCCTATCAATATGCTGAGCCAGACCGGTCAAACAGCGGTGCCCAGCAACTTCCTTCTCTCTCTGACTGGCTCAACCGGTTCAGTAACCAACTATCACGAGATAGATAATTTCCAGATCTGCGCTCTGCGCTCCAATCCGATCGGGGTGCAGATTGACCATTTCCAGCTTGATCACTCCGGTCAGCCGCTGACCTGCAATCCCGAAACCGTGACGGTTAAAGCGTGCGCCGATGCCGCTTGTAGCACACTTATCCAAGACCCGGTGACTGCGACCCTGAGTCTTACCCCTACTTCTGCCAGCAATGGCTGGATTGGTGGCAATACTGTGACCTTTAGTGGCGGCTCGACCACGGTGCAGTTGCGTAATAACACGACGACAGCAGTTACTATCGGCGTTTCTGGTTCGAATCCCACGACCAAGCCATTCAGCACCACCTTGTGCAAGGCCGGGGCCGGGGCTCCCAGTGCGGCAGCCTGCACCCTGAATTTTGCCGACAGCGGCTTCTTCTTCGATGTGCCGGACACCTACTCCAATCAGCCGCAGACGGTTACCATCAAGGCGGTCAAAAAGAGTGATGTGACCAAGCTGTGTGTGCCGGGCTTTGCCAGTCAGACCAAGAGCGTCAAGTTCTGGAGCAGCTATATCAGCCCCACCAGTAACCCTTACAGCAGCAAGATGAGCGTTAACAACAGTGTGATTGGAGCCAGTCAGGGGGCTGCAACGCCGCTCTCCCTCGCATTTGATTCGCAGGGGCAGTCGACCATCACGGTTAATTATCCGGATGCGGGCAAGGTGCAACTGGATGCCCGTTATGATGGCACCGGCAATGAAGCCGGTCTGGTGATGCTAGGTGCGGATCAGTTTGTGGCGCGCCCGGTCGGTCTTTGCATTACGCCCCCGCAAGGGGTCTGCGCGGCAGGTGATAGCAGTTGTCCGGTATTCAAAAAAGCAGGGGAAACGTTTCAGATAGATATCAAGGCGATGGCCTGGGAATCCGCCAATGATGGGGATATCTGCGTAGGGAATCAGACTACGCCCAACTTTGTGCTGAGTGGCATTGGTTTGGGTAGCACCTTGGTGGCACCAAGCCCGGGCTCCAATGCCGCGCTGGGTATTACCACCTATAACCACGTTGCAGCGACCAACAGTGTCAATACCATTGGCCAGACGGTGAGCGAGGTGGGGGTGTTCGGGATGACGGCAACGCCACCGAAGGCAACGCCGCCAGAGGGGAGCGCTGTATCTACGGGCTATTTCGGCTATACCATCCCTCCCGCCAGCAGCCTGCCGGTGGGACGCTTCGTACCCTGGGATTACAGTTTGAGTAATGGTTTTATCACGCCTGCCTGCAATGCCTTTACATACATGAGTCAGCCCTTTGCCAGCGGTTTTGTCCTCACTGCGCGCAATCTGCAGAAAGGGACGACACAGAACTATAAGGGGGCATTTGCTAAAGGTGTTGCCGAGATGGTGGCCGCTAATGCTCTGGATGGGGTCGCGCGTGACCAGCGTATTACACTGTCGCCCTCGCTCAGTTGGGCAAGTGGCGTCGCCAGTATAAATCAGCAGTCGCCTTTCGGGCTGAATACCCGCTTTGATCGTGCGACGAGTCCAGAAGCGCCTTTTGCCACGTTAAGCTTTGGTATCAAAGTTGATGATAAGGATGGCGGCAATACACTGTTGGCTAATCCAAATATGAATACTGCTGTAGCTGGAGCATGTTCCGGCGCAGGGTGTAATGCGGTGCTGCTGGGAACTCAAAAACTGTTGTACGGCCGGCTGATGGCGGGCACTGCGGCAGGTCTTGCATCGGCGGATCTGCCGGTGCCATTGCAGCTGCAATATTACGAAGCGGGCAACTGGGTGTTAAACAAGCTGGATCAGTGCACTCTGCTATCCCTTGCTGGTCAGGGGATTGCGTTCCTCAATCCAAGTCACTCGTTTGATGCGACAACCAGCAGCCTCAATCTGGGAACCGGGCGTACCATCAAACTGGGGCTGGGCAGCACACTTCCCGGTGCTATGTCGGGTACGGCAAAAGATGGCGAGATCCTGTTCCAGTTTGCCAGACCCGGGATCGCAGTACGTATTCCCTACAAGGTGAACCTGGCGAAGCAACCCTCATCACCGCTCTGGCTCTCTGATCCGCTGACCCTGCAAGGGGAGGCCATCTTCGGTTCGACCCGCGGTAATGACAGAATTATCTATCGCCGTGAAATATTGCGTTGAAGTGCCACAACTGGGGGTGAGGAGCATCTTCTCCCCCCAACACCCTGTTTATGAGGGCTGGCAAGCCTGAGCAAGTGAGTAATGACTCGCACTTTTGTCGCGCTTGATTGATTGGCGACAGTTTGAGCGCTTGCCCATTGGGGTGGGCATTGGTAAAGTTAGCCGGTTTTCTGCACCTCCAAATTCTTAGGATTTCCCGTAGCCATGTTCAAAAAGCTCAGAGGCGTCTTTTCCAACGATCTGTCGATCGATTTGGGAACTGCCAACACCCTGATCTATGTAAAAGATCAAGGGATCGTCCTTAACGAACCCTCAGTTGTCGCCATTCGCCAAGAGCGCGGGAACGCCAAATCGGTCGCTGCTGTCGGTCATGCCGCCAAGCAGATGCTGGGCCGTACCCCGGGCAACATCTCCGCGATCCGCCCGATGAAAGACGGCGTGATTGCCGATTTTTACGTGACCGAGAAGATGCTGCAGCACTTCATCAAGCAGGTTCACGACAACAACTATTTCCGCCCCAGCCCGCGTGTGCTGGTGTGTGTACCGTGTGGCTCCACTCAGGTTGAGCGTCGCGCCATCAAGGAATCCGCTCTGGGTGCCGGTGCCCGCGAGGTTTACCTGATCGATGAGCCTATGGCCGCTGCCATCGGTGCCGGCCTGCCGGTCTCCGAAGCGACCGGTTCCATGGTGGTTGATATCGGTGGTGGTACTACCGAAGTGGCCATCATCTCCCTGAACGGTGTGGTTTACTCCCAGTCTGTCCGTATTGGTGGCGACAAGTTTGACGAAGCGATCATCAGCTACGTTCGTCGCAACTACGGTAGCCTGATCGGTGAAGCTACTGCCGAGCGCATCAAGCACGAGATCGGCTCCGCCTACCCGGGCGAAGAGGTGCGCGAGATCGAAGTTCGTGGTCGCAACCTGGCTGAAGGTGTGCCGCGCAGCTTTACCCTCAACTCCAACGAGATCCTGGAAGCGCTGCAAGAGCCGCTGTCCGGTATCGTGGCTGCCGTGATGGTGGCGCTGGAGCAGTCTCCGCCGGAACTGGCCTCCGACATCTCCGAGCGCGGCATGGTGCTGACCGGCGGTGGTGCGCTGCTGAAAGATATCGACCGTCTGCTGATGGAAGAGACCGGTATCCCCGTCGTCGTTGCCGAAGATCCCCTCACCTGTGTGGCCCGTGGCGGCGGCAAGGCGCTGGAGCTGATCGATATGCACGGTGGCGATCTGTTCCACTACGAATAAGACCCAAAGCCGGCCAGCGTGCCGGCTCTTTTTTGACGACCCATGAAACCCATTTTTGGTAGAGGCCCTTCGCTTCAGTTACGGTTGTTTCTCGCCGTCATCATCTCCATTGCTGCCATCGTCGCGGATTCCCGCTTCGGTGTGTTCAGCCACGTCCGCGTCTACCTCAGTTCGTTAGTCAGTCCGCTGCAGTACATGGCCAATGCGCCCGGCACCCTGCTCGACACCATGTCGACCCAGGTGCAGACCCGCGCCGATCTCATCGAGCAGACCAAGCAGCAGGAGCAGCAACTGTTCACCCTGCGCGCCCGTCTGCTCAAAATGGATCAGCTGGAGCACGAGAACCAGCGGCTGCGTGAGCTGCTCGGTTCGCCGGTACACAAAGAGTCCCGCAAGATGGTGGCCGAGCTGCTGTCGGTGGACTCCGACCCCTTCAGCCATCAGGTGCTGATCAACAAGGGGGCGCTGGATGGCGTCTACAACGGCCAGGCAGTGATCAACGATCAGGGTGTGATTGGTCAGGTGCTCCATGTGGGCTCCACCACCAGTCGCGTGCTGCTGATCACCGACTCCAGCCACGGCATTCCGGTGCGGGTGCTGCGCAACGATTTGCGCGCCATCGCTTCCGGCAGTGGCGAACTCGACAAGCTGGAGCTGCGCAACCTGCCGCGCAACACCGATATTCAGGTGGGTGATCTGCTGGTCACCTCCGGTCTTGGTGGACGCTTCCCGGAAGGTTATCCGGTGGCGACCGTGACCCGCTCCGAGTATGTGGAGGGCAAGCCCTTCGCCCAGATCGAGGCCAAACCGCTGGTCGAACTGGATCGGTTGCGCTATCTGCTGCTGCTGTGAACCGACAAGAAGCCCGAGGTAAATGACAAGGATGGCGAACGCCCGGCCCCCGCTGCCGCTGCGTCCGCCGCAGGAGCCACTCGCTGATGCTGCAACCCGCCAGTGGCAGGATCTGGATCTGGATCTCGATCCTGCTGGCTTTAAGCCTGTCGATCCTGCCGCTTCCCTTTGAATTTGATCCATTCCGTCCGGACTGGCTGGCCATGGTGCTCATCTACTGGGCACTGGCGTTGCCGCACCGGACCAACGTCGGTACCGCCTGGGTGGCCGGTCTGCTGCTGGATGTGCTGCTTGGCAGCACCCTCGGCGTGCGCGCCATGGCGATGGCCATCACCACCTATCTGGCGGCCTTCCAGTTCCAGAAGATCCGCAACTTCTCCCTCTGGCAGCAGGCGCTGATCATCGGCTGCCTCTCGCTGGTGGGCAAACTGACGGTCTTCTGGGCCGAGCACCTGTTTAGCCGGGCCAGCCTCAACTTCGCCTACTTTTGGTCGACGTTGACGACGATGCTAATATGGCCCTGGGTGTTTCTGGTGTTGCGCAAAGTGCGGCGCCGCTTCAATATCAGGTAAATATGAGCAAAAACAACGAACTGCAACTCTATCTTGCGTCGGGTTCTCCCCGTCGTCGCGAACTGCTGACCCAGCTTGGCTACCGTTTCGAGGTGCTGAAACTCGATGTGCCCGAGCAACGGGAAGAGGGCGAAAAGGCGCAGGATTATGTCTGCCGTCTCGCCCGCGACAAGGCGATGGCCGGTGTGGCCATCGCGCCTGACGCATTGCCGGTGCTGGGCGCCGACACCATAGTGGTGCTGGGCGACAGAGTGCTGGAGAAACCTTCCGATCTGCTCGATGCCAAAGACATGCTGGAGGCGCTCTCCGGCAAGGTACATCAGGTGATGACGGCGGTGGCGCTGGCCAGCAAGGATCGTTGTGACGTGCGACTGGTCACCACCAACGTGGCATTTCGCAAGCTGGACGAGGCCGAAATCGAGGCCTACTGGCAGACCGGCGAGCCCTGTGACAAGGCCGGGGCCTACGGCATTCAGGGTATTGCTGGCAAGTTCGTCAGCCGTATCGAGGGGAGCTACAGCGCCGTGGTCGGCCTGCCCCTGCTGGAAACGGATCTGCTGATCAAGCATCATCTGGAACAGCTCAGGTAATTTCCCGTCAGCTGTGCTGCTGCGTTCGTCCTTGCGCGCGTTGTACCGGATTGGCTGTATAAGAATTCAAAACTGGAACAGGCAAGGTTACTTATGTCGGTAGAACTGCTGGTTAACGTTACCCCCTCCGAAACCCGGGTCGCCCTGGTCGAAAACGGTCTGCTGCAGGAAGTGCACGTAGAGCGTCAGGCCAAGCGCGGCATTGTCGGCAACATCTACAAAGGCAAGATCAGCCGGGTACTCCCGGGCATGCAGGCGGCCTTCGTCGATATCGGCATGGACAAGGCGGCCTTTTTGCACGCCTCCGATATCGTCCCCCACACCGAGTGTGTGGCGGTGAAGGAGAAGGAGCAGTTTCAGGTCGGCAACATCGCCGAGCTGGTGCGTCAGGGGCAGGACATCATGGTGCAGGTGGTGAAAGATCCGCTGGGTACCAAGGGGGCCCGTCTCACCACCGACATTACCCTGCCATCCCGCTATCTGGTCTTTATGCCGGGCAGTGCCCACGTCGGCGTCTCCCAGCGTATCGAGTCCGAAGCCGAGCGCGAGCGCCTCAAGCGCACCGTGGCCGGCTATGTGGATGAGCTGGGCGGTTACATCATCCGCACCGCCGCCGAAGGGGTGGGGGAGCAGGAGCTGGAGCAGGATGCCGCATTCCTGAAACGACTGTGGCGCAAGATCCTCGAGCGCAAGCAGAAGTATCCCCCCTGCAAGATCCTCTACGAGGATCCCAGTCTGGCATTCCGGGTGGTGCGCGACTTTGTCGGTGCCGAGCTCGACAAGATCCGCGTTGACTCCCGCCAGAGCTTCGATCAGCTCAAGCGCTTCACCGAGGAGTACGTGCCGGAGCTGGCCAGCAAGCTGGAGTACTACCCCGGCGAGTCGCCCATCTTCGATCTCTACGATGTGGAGAACGAGATCCAGCGGGCGCTGGAGCGCAAGGTAGAGCTCAAATCCGGCGGTTACCTCATCATCGACCAGACCGAAGCCATGACCACGGTGGATATCAACACCGGCGCCTTTGTCGGCCATCGCAATCTGGAAGAGACCATCTTCAATACCAACGTCGAGGCGACGGCGGCCATCGCCCGTCACCTGCGCCTGCGCAACCTTGGCGGCATTATCATCATCGACTTCATCGACATGCAGTCCGAGGATCACCGCCGCCGGGTGCTGCACAGTCTGGAGCAGGCGCTGTCAAAGGATCGTGCCAAGACCAACGTCAACGGCTTCTCCCAGCTCGGTCTGGTGGAGATGACCCGCAAGCGCACCCGCGAAAGTCTGGAGCATGTGCTCTGCTCCGAGTGCCCCGAGTGCAAGGGGCGTGGCCGGGTCAAGACGGTGGAGTCGGTCTGCTTCGAGATCCTGCGGGAGATCATCCGGGTCAATCGAGCCTACGATGCGGATCAGTTCACCGTCTATGCCGCACCTGCGGTGGCCGATTACCTCCATGGCGAGGAGTCCCACAGTCTGGCGGAGCTGGAAGTGTTTATCGGCAAGCAGGTGCGGGTGGTGAGCGAACCCCTCTGCGGTCAGGAGCAGTTCGACGTGGTGATGATGTAATTGGTCTATCGCTGGCTGAGTCGGGGCTGGTTGGCCCTGGGGGTTCTGTTCGTACTGCTGGCCATGCTGGTCACGCTGGTACGGGTCGGAGGCCCTTTGCTGAATCAGTACCGGGAGAGCCTTATCAACTCTCTGCTCGGCGATTCGCAAATCAAGGTCAGTGTTGATCAGATTGGGCTGAGCTGGACACAGTCCGGCCCGGCCCTCGAGCTGCAACAGCTCGCTGTCGCCCCCGACTCCAGGCGCTATACCATCAAGCTCGGCAAGGCCTGGGTTCATCTCGATTTCTGGCGTACCCTCAACCAGCTCAAGCCGGTCTTTGGCGAGCTGATCCTGAGCGATGGCGATATCACTCTCGACTTCAGCCAACCGGCTGACGACAGCCCCTCCGGCGATCCCCAGCAGGGAGCCCTGCTGCGCTTTCTGCTGACCCAGCTCTCCACCTTCGATGTGCACGATACCCGCCTCAGCATCACTACTGCGCTCGGCGACATGCGGGCACTCGATATCGCCCATCTGCGCTGGCAGAACCGTGGCAAGCGCCATCAGGGGGTCGGCAAGGCCTATCTCATTAACGGGGTGGGCGAGAGCACCCTTGACCTGATCCTCGATGTTGAAGCTCCGGAAGCGCGTCTCGATCGCCTCAAGGGGCAGCTCTATCTTGGCGCCAACCGCCTCGATATCAGCCCCATGCTGGCGCGGATCCACGCTGGCGAGCCGACCATCACCGGTCTGCTCGACTTTCAGCTCTGGAGCGATTTCGCCAACGGTCAGCTGGGCAACACCCTGCTGGCATTCGGATCCAACTACCTGATCTGGAAGGATCCCAAGAACGGGGATATGCACCGTTTCGGCCTCGATGGCGGCAAGATCCAGCTACGCCGGGACGGCACCGACTGGCAACTGGCGAGCCACAACGTCACCTTCAAGCTGGACGGCAAACCCTGGTTGCAGAGCCGGCTGCAGTTGGAGCGGATCGGGGGTCGGGTGCAGGGCTATCTGCCCAGCATAGAGTTCGACAAGATTACCCAGATGAGTCAGCTGGTCTCGGCACTCTACCCGACGCTCTGCGAGACCCTGCGCCAGACCAATCCGCAGGGCTCGGTGCAGGATCTGACGCTACTGGCCAATGCCAATTGGCAGGATCTCTCCCTCAGTGGTCGTTTCAGCAAGGTGCGCCTCAAGGCGTGGCAGGATGTACCCGGGATGCAGGATCTCAACGGCGAGTTCTGGCTGACCCCTACGGGAGGCAGTGCCAGGCTGGCGCTCGCCAAGGACACGCTGGATCCGGCCCGCCACTTCAAGGAGCCGATCCCGGTTGATAATTTCTCGGCCCGTCTCGACTGGTGGCGCGAGACGCAAGGCTGGGTGATTTACGGGCAGGATATCGCGCTGGATAACCCGGATCTGACCCTCGCCAGCCGCTTTCGCCTCGATCTGTTCGAGCACCCTTTCCTCGTGCTGACCGGCCGCATCGATGTCAAGAATGCGGGTCATGCCTATCGCTACTTCCCGCTGCAGGTGATGGACAAGGAGCTGGTTGATTACCTGAGTGGTGCCATCAAGGGGGGCAGGGCCAAAGGGGCCGACCTGCTCTGGTATGGCGAGTTCAGGG includes:
- a CDS encoding MSHA biogenesis protein MshP, whose translation is MIALFVIVVMALLAAAMGRFLVDSGEKNTVEVRSVRALLAAQSGLEVALYRLFPNRTLVQPAPPALCPATTTVNFTANPGLAGCQAVVRCGSVPVTYNGTVTNGYRLESVGTCGTSDLTSDSPDFMVSRTVMVEAFDGG
- a CDS encoding PilW family protein; the protein is MCSASGFTLVELVMVILLLGIMATFTSQFIGIGTQIYGDASSREQLMSDARFAMERLNRELRNAVPGSERIETAGGLWVDSGACLRFWPISTSSRYLALNKTVSGSSSTLELVMATPAAATAPLSTDATAVKVGDLMVVFPLPNSSASSLSSGCDYGRCVANVTAVQTPVSGAQSIRYTSAESLAGLSPGSRVYFANQQVRYCVEGNTITRASAAISASLPATGVLMADSLASGNFYREASAFNAEGEFGMRFVFERKGESVTFNHKIEVLNVP
- the mshB gene encoding MSHA fimbrial major subunit MshB, with product MTMKSTALRVPMRGMMKRTAGFSLIELVIVIVILGILAVTALPRFLDVTDEAKKASVEGVSGGFATGVSLVRAQWEAEGRAKQDSLNTVLYDGSRFYLTTPTDTQISNGELSPGYPMDTAAGGTPDVDPANLTAERCLKIWEGLLQNPPKATASFSEVRGSGNDLKYYATVSSNGLDSVCRYYLVNSLSKGSDGKYQDPQGSTDAFMSFSYRPASGQVTTNIN
- a CDS encoding prepilin-type N-terminal cleavage/methylation domain-containing protein, with the translated sequence MKKQAGFTLIELVIVIIILGILAVTAAPKFLNLQDDARKAAADGVKASLQSASQMVYSKAAIQGIESTSGAVSIAGTTVNTIYGYPTTTDVDKTVTLDGWAVVSGTPGTFKPNDQANGKCSVTYTQPGAAGSAPSIAVATDCGK
- a CDS encoding type II secretion system protein, translated to MSKIRGFTLIELVMVILLLGILAAFAMPKWLGKGGFETQSLRDELLTRLRLVQTVNMHEPANRCTQLVVDASSFAHITQAVAGGGCPAPGAIASWSGNQRTRGRPVTPSAGMTISLNNSSSFVLRFDQMGRPIGVCSAGCTLQVSDGRETGTIRIESEGYIHESP
- a CDS encoding type IV pilus modification PilV family protein; the encoded protein is MRAPERGFTLIELIVGIVLLAVALTGILGLLINQAPQAVDPVQQVRAAQLAQRLTGEILQKSFDEQSDHNGGRYRCGEQVAGVTIAPCSGSYGSDGEPAPYAYNDVDDFDTAGNWRDASWFTQTSSGIGSDEYRNYQVKIAVSAVDFSDGTFKSCTAPCSVGKRIDLQVRLPNQSVLDFSFYRGNY